One stretch of Labrus bergylta chromosome 24, fLabBer1.1, whole genome shotgun sequence DNA includes these proteins:
- the LOC109984119 gene encoding adrenodoxin has product MALVTALRRLARLRLRENTRMTAAVTSSTWLSGHRSFTTGTQPLRSDNKVTINFINRDGEKISVKGSPGDSLLDVVINEDLDFDGFGACEGTLACSTCHLIFDEDVYKQLGPVTDEEMDMLDLAYGLTDTSRLGCQICLTKSMEGVVARVPESVADIRQSQDGSS; this is encoded by the exons ATGGCTTTGGTAACAGCTTTAAGAAGACTGGCTCGTTTGAGGCTACGAGAGAATACCCGGATGACGGCGGCTGTCACTTCCAGCACCTGGCTGAGCGGCCACAGGAGCTTCACCACCGGAACACAGCCTCTCAG GTCAGACAACAAGGTGACGATCAACTTCATCAACAGAGACGGGGAGAAGATCTCAGTGAAGGGCTCGCCGGGAGACTCCCTGCTAGATGTTGTCATTAATGAAGACCTCGACTTTGATGGCTTTG GGGCGTGTGAGGGCACCCTGGCTTGCTCCACATGCCATCTGATCTTCGACGAGGACGTCTACAAACAGCTGGGGCCGGTCACAGACGAGGAGATGGACATGCTAGACTTAGCCTACGGCTTGACTGACAC gTCTCGTTTGGGTTGCCAGATCTGTCTGACCAAGTCGATGGAGGGCGTCGTGGCGAGGGTTCCCGAGAGCGTAGCGGACATCAGACAGAGCCAGGACGGCTCCTCCTAA
- the LOC109984126 gene encoding uncharacterized protein isoform X1, whose amino-acid sequence MLKLALLLLTVSGLQAAPLASPKSLQKSASTYQLPNGFRQGTEHSDTRKPIPHDFRQGTEPSRRFIVNLNTGLVQDYISEMDRRVDIMLPSQGKGFGEMKRSHRPMEEVALDVPAQKNGNGWVRVEEPSDNRLPDGFRQGTEPVKTIPAVFRQGTEPVRSIPDDFRQGTEPMSSIPEGFRKGAEPVKTIPDGFRQGTEPVKTIPDGFRQGTEPVKTIPDGFRQGTEPVKTIPDGFRQGTEPMRSIPEGFRKGTEPVKTIPDGFRQGTEPVKTIPDGFRQGTEPVRSIPEGFRQGTEPMRSIPEGFRQGTEPVKTIPDGFRQGTEPVKTIPDGFRQGTEPMRSIPEGFRKGTEPIKTIPDGFRQGTEPVKTIPDGFRQGTEPMRSIPEGFRKGTEPVKTIPDGFRQGTEPVKTIPDGFRQGTEPMRSIPEGFRKGTEPIKTIPDGFRQGTEPVKTIPDGFRQGTEPVRSIPEGFRQGTEPMRSIPEGFRQGTEPVKTIPDGFRQGTEPMRSIPEGFRKGTEPIKTIPDGFRQGTEPVKTIPDGFRQGTEPVRSIPEGFRQGTEPMRSIPEGFRQGTEPVKTIPDGFRQGTERSTSRFQTKTVACKGEVINGNCYEFNPTPLAFQDAQDLCRALAPNAELASVTNGDLHSRLVSLVTKGGESNPMLTWLGGMVKNQEASWVDGSEWKYSDWMPGHPNIHTDKPVCVEMFKIDQSWWTAVDCELKRASICSYPITA is encoded by the exons ATGCTCAAGTTAGCGCTGCTACTCCTGACTGTGTCAG GCCTCCAGGCTGCCCCACTCGCAAGCCCTAAAAGTTTGCAGAAGTCAGCTTCCACCTACCAGCTGCCTAATGGCTTTCGACAGGGCACTGAACACTCTGACACCCGTAAGCCGATTCCTCACGACTTCCGACAAGGTACCGAGCCCTCCAGGAGGTTCATCGTTAACCTCAACACCGGCCTAGTGCAGGATTACATCAGTGAGATGGACAGGAGAGTTG ATATCATGCTTCCTTCTCAGGGAAAAGGATTTGGAGAGATGAAGCGAAGCCACCGGCCAATGGAGGAGG TAGCTCTGGATGTTCCAGCCCAGAAGAACGGTAATGGTTGGGTCCGTGTGGAGGAACCCTCTGATAATCGTCTTCCTGATGGTTTTAGACAGGGAACAGAACCCGTTAAGACCATCCCAGCTGTATTCAGACAGGGGACAGAACCCGTGAGATCAATCCCAGACGATTTCAGACAGGGGACAGAACCCATGAGCTCAATCCCAGAAGGTTTCAGAAAGGGAGCTGAACCGGTTAAGACCATCCCAGATGGTTTCAGACAGGGAACAGAACCCGTTAAGACCATCCCAGACGGTTTCAGACAGGGAACAGAACCCGTTAAGACCATCCCAGACGGTTTCAGACAGGGAACAGAACCCGTTAAGACCATCCCAGACGGTTTCAGACAGGGAACAGAACCCATGAGATCAATCCCAGAAGGTTTTAGAAAGGGAACAGAACCCGTTAAGACCATCCCAGACGGTTTCAGACAGGGAACAGAACCCGTTAAGACCATCCCAGACGGTTTCAGACAGGGAACAGAACCCGTGAGATCAATCCCAGAAGGTTTCAGACAGGGAACAGAACCCATGAGATCAATCCCAGAAGGTTTCAGACAGGGAACAGAACCCGTTAAGACCATCCCAGACGGTTTCAGACAGGGAACAGAACCCGTTAAGACCATCCCAGACGGTTTCAGACAGGGAACAGAACCCATGAGATCAATCCCAGAAGGTTTTAGAAAGGGAACAGAACCCATTAAGACCATCCCAGACGGTTTCAGACAGGGAACAGAACCCGTTAAGACCATCCCAGACGGTTTCAGACAGGGAACAGAACCCATGAGATCAATCCCAGAAGGTTTTAGAAAGGGAACAGAACCCGTTAAGACCATCCCAGACGGTTTCAGACAGGGAACAGAACCCGTTAAGACCATCCCAGACGGTTTCAGACAGGGAACAGAACCCATGAGATCAATCCCAGAAGGTTTTAGAAAGGGAACAGAACCCATTAAGACCATCCCAGACGGTTTCAGACAGGGAACAGAACCCGTTAAGACCATCCCAGACGGTTTCAGACAGGGAACAGAACCCGTGAGATCAATCCCAGAAGGTTTCAGACAGGGAACAGAACCCATGAGATCAATCCCAGAAGGTTTCAGACAGGGAACAGAACCCGTTAAGACCATCCCAGATGGTTTCAGACAGGGAACAGAACCCATGAGATCAATCCCAGAAGGTTTTAGAAAGGGAACAGAACCCATTAAGACCATCCCAGACGGTTTCAGACAGGGAACAGAACCCGTTAAGACCATCCCAGACGGTTTCAGACAGGGAACAGAACCCGTGAGATCAATCCCAGAAGGTTTCAGACAGGGAACAGAACCCATGAGATCAATCCCAGAAGGTTTCAGACAGGGAACAGAACCCGTTAAGACCATCCCAGACGGTTTCAGACAGGGAACTGAACGCTCCACCTCCAGGTTCCAAACAAAGACTGTGGCATGTAAAGGGGAGGTCATCAATGGAAACTGCTACGAGTTCAACCCCACACCACTTGCCTTTCAGGATGCACAG GACTTATGCAGAGCTCTTGCGCCAAATGCTGAGCTTGCATCTGTAACAAATGGCGATCTGCATTCACGCCTGGTCTCCCTGGTGACCAAAGGTGGTGAGAGTAACCCCATGTTGACCTGGCTGGGAGGCATGGTCAAG AATCAGGAGGCATCATGGGTGGATGGGTCAGAGTGGAAATACAGCGACTGGATGCCGGGTCACCCCAACATTCACACTGATAAACCTGtttgtgtggagatgttcaagATAG ATCAGAGCTGGTGGACTGCGGTCGACTGTGAACTGAAGAGAGCGTCCATCTGCTCGTACCCGATCACTGCATGA
- the LOC109984126 gene encoding uncharacterized protein isoform X2, translating into MLKLALLLLTVSGLQAAPLASPKSLQKSASTYQLPNGFRQGTEHSDTRKPIPHDFRQGTEPSRRFIVNLNTGLVQDYISEMDRRVDIMLPSQGKGFGEMKRSHRPMEEALDVPAQKNGNGWVRVEEPSDNRLPDGFRQGTEPVKTIPAVFRQGTEPVRSIPDDFRQGTEPMSSIPEGFRKGAEPVKTIPDGFRQGTEPVKTIPDGFRQGTEPVKTIPDGFRQGTEPVKTIPDGFRQGTEPMRSIPEGFRKGTEPVKTIPDGFRQGTEPVKTIPDGFRQGTEPVRSIPEGFRQGTEPMRSIPEGFRQGTEPVKTIPDGFRQGTEPVKTIPDGFRQGTEPMRSIPEGFRKGTEPIKTIPDGFRQGTEPVKTIPDGFRQGTEPMRSIPEGFRKGTEPVKTIPDGFRQGTEPVKTIPDGFRQGTEPMRSIPEGFRKGTEPIKTIPDGFRQGTEPVKTIPDGFRQGTEPVRSIPEGFRQGTEPMRSIPEGFRQGTEPVKTIPDGFRQGTEPMRSIPEGFRKGTEPIKTIPDGFRQGTEPVKTIPDGFRQGTEPVRSIPEGFRQGTEPMRSIPEGFRQGTEPVKTIPDGFRQGTERSTSRFQTKTVACKGEVINGNCYEFNPTPLAFQDAQDLCRALAPNAELASVTNGDLHSRLVSLVTKGGESNPMLTWLGGMVKNQEASWVDGSEWKYSDWMPGHPNIHTDKPVCVEMFKIDQSWWTAVDCELKRASICSYPITA; encoded by the exons ATGCTCAAGTTAGCGCTGCTACTCCTGACTGTGTCAG GCCTCCAGGCTGCCCCACTCGCAAGCCCTAAAAGTTTGCAGAAGTCAGCTTCCACCTACCAGCTGCCTAATGGCTTTCGACAGGGCACTGAACACTCTGACACCCGTAAGCCGATTCCTCACGACTTCCGACAAGGTACCGAGCCCTCCAGGAGGTTCATCGTTAACCTCAACACCGGCCTAGTGCAGGATTACATCAGTGAGATGGACAGGAGAGTTG ATATCATGCTTCCTTCTCAGGGAAAAGGATTTGGAGAGATGAAGCGAAGCCACCGGCCAATGGAGGAGG CTCTGGATGTTCCAGCCCAGAAGAACGGTAATGGTTGGGTCCGTGTGGAGGAACCCTCTGATAATCGTCTTCCTGATGGTTTTAGACAGGGAACAGAACCCGTTAAGACCATCCCAGCTGTATTCAGACAGGGGACAGAACCCGTGAGATCAATCCCAGACGATTTCAGACAGGGGACAGAACCCATGAGCTCAATCCCAGAAGGTTTCAGAAAGGGAGCTGAACCGGTTAAGACCATCCCAGATGGTTTCAGACAGGGAACAGAACCCGTTAAGACCATCCCAGACGGTTTCAGACAGGGAACAGAACCCGTTAAGACCATCCCAGACGGTTTCAGACAGGGAACAGAACCCGTTAAGACCATCCCAGACGGTTTCAGACAGGGAACAGAACCCATGAGATCAATCCCAGAAGGTTTTAGAAAGGGAACAGAACCCGTTAAGACCATCCCAGACGGTTTCAGACAGGGAACAGAACCCGTTAAGACCATCCCAGACGGTTTCAGACAGGGAACAGAACCCGTGAGATCAATCCCAGAAGGTTTCAGACAGGGAACAGAACCCATGAGATCAATCCCAGAAGGTTTCAGACAGGGAACAGAACCCGTTAAGACCATCCCAGACGGTTTCAGACAGGGAACAGAACCCGTTAAGACCATCCCAGACGGTTTCAGACAGGGAACAGAACCCATGAGATCAATCCCAGAAGGTTTTAGAAAGGGAACAGAACCCATTAAGACCATCCCAGACGGTTTCAGACAGGGAACAGAACCCGTTAAGACCATCCCAGACGGTTTCAGACAGGGAACAGAACCCATGAGATCAATCCCAGAAGGTTTTAGAAAGGGAACAGAACCCGTTAAGACCATCCCAGACGGTTTCAGACAGGGAACAGAACCCGTTAAGACCATCCCAGACGGTTTCAGACAGGGAACAGAACCCATGAGATCAATCCCAGAAGGTTTTAGAAAGGGAACAGAACCCATTAAGACCATCCCAGACGGTTTCAGACAGGGAACAGAACCCGTTAAGACCATCCCAGACGGTTTCAGACAGGGAACAGAACCCGTGAGATCAATCCCAGAAGGTTTCAGACAGGGAACAGAACCCATGAGATCAATCCCAGAAGGTTTCAGACAGGGAACAGAACCCGTTAAGACCATCCCAGATGGTTTCAGACAGGGAACAGAACCCATGAGATCAATCCCAGAAGGTTTTAGAAAGGGAACAGAACCCATTAAGACCATCCCAGACGGTTTCAGACAGGGAACAGAACCCGTTAAGACCATCCCAGACGGTTTCAGACAGGGAACAGAACCCGTGAGATCAATCCCAGAAGGTTTCAGACAGGGAACAGAACCCATGAGATCAATCCCAGAAGGTTTCAGACAGGGAACAGAACCCGTTAAGACCATCCCAGACGGTTTCAGACAGGGAACTGAACGCTCCACCTCCAGGTTCCAAACAAAGACTGTGGCATGTAAAGGGGAGGTCATCAATGGAAACTGCTACGAGTTCAACCCCACACCACTTGCCTTTCAGGATGCACAG GACTTATGCAGAGCTCTTGCGCCAAATGCTGAGCTTGCATCTGTAACAAATGGCGATCTGCATTCACGCCTGGTCTCCCTGGTGACCAAAGGTGGTGAGAGTAACCCCATGTTGACCTGGCTGGGAGGCATGGTCAAG AATCAGGAGGCATCATGGGTGGATGGGTCAGAGTGGAAATACAGCGACTGGATGCCGGGTCACCCCAACATTCACACTGATAAACCTGtttgtgtggagatgttcaagATAG ATCAGAGCTGGTGGACTGCGGTCGACTGTGAACTGAAGAGAGCGTCCATCTGCTCGTACCCGATCACTGCATGA